The genomic DNA GACGCGCTGCACCAGGTGGAGCGGCTGCTGCGGACCGTGGGCCTGGAGGTCCCGGAGGTGTTCGACGCCGCGGCCGACGCGCTCTTCTTCGCGCCGCACCCCGGAGTCGAGGGGCTGCTGCGCCGCTGGTGGAAGGAGCAGGGCGTGGCGCGCCGGTTGGCGGCGCGGGTGCTCGGCCGTCGCGGTGTGCTGTCGGGCCCCGAGGCATTGTCGCTGGTGTGGAGTGAATCGCCCGAGCTCGTGCTGGAGGGGGCCCGCGCGCTCCGCCGGGTCCGAGGGGAGCTGGATCTGCGCGAGACTGCGCGATTGCTGCGCCACGAGCAGGCGGAGGTGGTGTCCTCGGCCATCGAGGCGCTCCTGTTGCGGCGCTCCCCGACGGGCCTCGAGTACGCTCGGGAGCTTCTGGCCGAGGGGCATGGAGGCTTCGCGGGCGCGGCCTTGTGGGCAGCGGTGGGGGGAGGCACGGAGGCGAGCGCGGACTTCGAGGCCGCGCTCCGCGCCCCGCGGCTGTCATCCATCGTGGTGGAGGCGCTCGGCTGGTATGGCGGCACGCGCTTCATGGAGTTCCTCCTGACGCGACTGCGCGCGGGGCAGGTGGACGCGGTGGGCGCCCTACAGCGGATCACGGGGGCCTCGCTCACGGATGACGCGCCGGATCCGGAGTACGAGAAGGGGGAGGAGCCCTTCACCCGTGCGTTCTCGCCTCCGCCGCTGGAGCTGGAGCTGTCCGCGGACCCGGAGGTGTGGGCCGCCTGGTGGAGCAAGCACGGCGCCCGGGCCTCCGACACGAAGCGCTATCGCTGGGGCCACCTGTGGTCCACGCAGGACAGCCTGTGGGAGCTCGAGCATGCTCCCGCGTCCATGCGCGAGCGGCGGCTCGCCTGGCATGAGCTGGTGGCGCGCACGGGCGCCACCCATCCGTTCGACCCCCAGGACTTCGTCGCCCGCCAGCAGGAGGCCATCGACCGGTGGCGCGAGGCCCCGGAGGCACGCCCCGCGGCGGCTGGCACCTGGCCCCTTTCCCTCAGGCGTTGAGATGGTCCTTCCCGAGCTCAATACGCGCACCCCCGCCACCGTGCAGCTCCTGCCCCAGTTCGGGCAGGACGGCGCCCCCTGCATCGCCGTGGTCATCAAGCAGCGCTTCTCCGTCGTTCGCATCGGCCACGTGCGTCGCGAAGGTGGTGCCCAGGTGCGGCGGGTGGACGAACTCTGGGAGCCGGAGGCGGAGCAGAGCAGCATCCGACGTCCGGCCGACGTCGGCCTGCGCAAGCCGAGTACGGATGTGGTGGTGGCGGGCAGCGCGATGGCCGTCCATGGCGAGCCCACGAAGGTGCTGGACGTGTCGGTGCGCGTCGGCCCTGTCGGCAAGCGCCTCCGGGTCTTCGGAACGCGCGTCTGGTACCCCGGTGTCGTGGGCCTGTCGCTCACCGCGCCGCAGCCCTTCCAGGAGGTGCCCCTGCGCTGGGAGCTCGCGTACGGCGGCCTCGACACGAGCAACCCCCGGAAGCTCGCCCACGAGCCCCGCAACCCGCTCGGGCGCGGCGTGGTCGCGGACGCGGACTCCCTGAAGCACAAGCCCGCGCCCCAGATAGAGGACCCCTCGGACCTCATCAGCTCGGTGCGCTCCCGGCCCACGCCCGCGGGCGTCGGAGCCATCGGGCCCCAGTTCGAGCCACGTCTGCGGCTCGCGGGGACGTACGACGACCGCTGGCAGAAGGAGCGCATGCCGCTGCCTCCCCTGGACTTCGATGAGCGCTATCGCAACGTCGCCGCCCCGGGCCTCGTGTGCCCGTCCTACCTGACCGGCGGCGAGCTGGTGGAGGTGGAGGGGATGAGCGAGAGCGGGCAGCTGCGCTTCGAGCTGCCGAAGCTCTTCTTCGGCGTCGTGGCCGTGACGGCGCAGGGCGACGTGGAGCACCGCCCCGTGCTGGACACGGTGTTGCTGGAGCCCAACGAGCGGCGCTTCGAGTTGACGTGGCGCTCCGTCGTCCCGGTGCCGAAGCGGGCCCGTGAGCTCTCGGCCATCAACGTCTTCGAGAAGGAGCGCCTGTCATGACGGGCCGCCCGAATGGCTCGTGGATGGGAAAGGGGGGCGACGTCGGGCTGTACGCGATGGGCGCCTTCAACGGCCTCGCCTTCGATGCCCACCAGACATGGGCCTTCTGGCGCGCGGAGGCCGTGGGCGTGACGGAGGGCCCCTTCCGCTGCGCCAACGGGACGCGGGCCACGATGCTGTCGGCGCGGACCCTGCCGCCCCGTTTGTGCGGAGTGGAGCGGATGATGGCGCTGGTCGACGGAGCGCTCGGCCAGCTCGAGGCGCCGCTGGCCCGGCTCCGTGGGGACGCGCGCCTGCGGCTGTGGTTGGGGCTTCCCGAGCGCTACGGCCCCGAGGCCTCGAAGGCGCGAGCGGTCGAGCGCCGACACCTGGAGGGCCACGTGAAGCGGTGGTGTGAGCGCGCCGCCGCGGGCGCGCCCGTCATCGCGGTGCCGCGAGGGGCGGCGTCGCTGGCGTTCGCCCTGGCGGAGGCGTGTGCGGACGTGACCTCGGGGCAGGTGGATGCGGCCATCGTCGGAGGCGTGGACACCTTCCATGCCCCTGACGTGATGGACGAATTGATGGCGCAGTCCCGGCTGTTCGATGGCGAGAACATGGACTCGCTGATTCCAGGCGAGGGCGCGGCGTTCCTGGTCATCACCCGTCCTCGCGCGGCCGCGAGCGCGGGGATGCCAGTGCTGGCCCTCGTCGATGCCGTGGGGCTGGGGCAGGAGCCGGGGGCCCTCCTGTCCGAGGCGCCATGCTCCGGGATGGGATTGACGCACGCCATCCGCGCGGCCACGGGAAGCCAACGCGACCCGAACTGGCGACTGGAGTGGCTCCTGGGGGATGTGAACAACGAGAGCTACCGCAGCGGCGAGCTTCAACTGGCCTTGCCCCGGGCCCTGGCTCCCGGAGGCATGGACGGAGGAAAGGGCTATCGCCCCATCGCGGTGGATGATCTGCCCGTCGATTTCCTTCCGCTCCGTTTCGGGGACCTGGGCGCGGCCACGCTGCCGACCGCGGCCATCATCGCCTCGCAGGCCTTTCTCCGGGGCGCCCCCACGGCAACCAATTGCCTGTGCGTGAGCAGCTCGCTGGGGCCCGACCGGGGCGCGGTGCTGCTTCGGGCCGCCCCGCCCACCTGAACAAGTGCGCCGATGTGTGTCCATGGGCGGTCGCCAGGTCGCCAACCTGGCTTCACGCGTCGGCCACACGTGTCAAGGGCTGACGGACCCACCGTGAAGCGTGAGGCTACGCACTTTCCGTGAACAGTAACACTTGATTATTCCTGGGTGAAATTCGCGCCGTGCCGCGTCAATGACATCCCTGCGCCGGGATGTGCCCTGTCTTGAACTGAAAGGGGTGGCTGTGGCACGTTGTGAGCGATTCTGCTGGCGCGTCGCAAACTTCAGAGAGGATGCCATGCCGGTTAGTGGGGGGGGCTTCGGCCCACGGGCGCGGGTTTGCGTCTGGTTTTTCCCGGGAGTGACGCTGCTCTTGGGGCTGCTCGCCGGTGCTTGTGCCCACAACCCACCGCCCCCGGCGGCGTGTGAGCAGCCGCCCCCATTCCTCATCCAGCTGGAAGCCGGCGCGCGCCTCAATCCGGATGACCAGGGCCGCTCGCTGCCCACGAACGTCCAGGTCTACCAGCTCAAGGACTCGCGCCGCTTCGAAGCCGCGGAGTTCCAGGACCTCTGGCAGCGCCCCAAGGAAGTGCTGGAGGAGGACCTGCTCGCCGTCGACGAGCTCACCCTGGAGCCGGGCCAGCGCCTCTCGCGCGAGGTGAACCGCGCGCCCAAGGCGGAGTACCTCGCCGTGGTGGGCGTGTTCCGACGTCCCGCGGGCGTGGTGTGGCGCGACGTGGAGCGGCTGCCCGCGGTGAAGCCGGAGGACTGCCGCCCGGGCGCGCCGCGCGAGACGTCGCTGCGCTTCCTCGTCGAGGACTACCGCGTCGAGGCCCGGGCCGGCGAGGTCCGCAGATGAAGACGCCGCAGCGGGTCGTCTGGTCCGAGGGGATGTTCATGAATCCCCAGCACCTGCAGCAGTCGGACCTCTATCACGAGGGCCTGCTGGCGGCCCGGCTCGGCGCGCTGACGCCGTACGACTGGGGCGTGGTGGAGCAGGATGTGGACGAGAAGGCGCTCTCCGCCGGCCAGTTCCAGTTGCTGCGCTTCTCCGGCATCCTCCCGGATGGCCTGCCGCTGTCCTTCGAGCGCGGCCAGCCCGAGGCCCCCCAGACGCGGCCCATCGAGGAGCACTTCAGCGCCAACAAGCGCTCGCTGGACGTGTACCTGGGCGTGGCGCGCGAGCGCGACGGCATCGCCAGCTATGGCGCCCCGGACGAGTCCACCACGGCGCCGCGCTTCTCCCTGGTCAACCGCACCGTGCCGGACCTGGCGGCGGCCGAGTCCGTGGTGCCGGTGGCCTTCGCGCAGCGAAACCTCCGGCTGCTCTTCGGCACCGAGGCGCGCGAGGACTACGACGTCATCAAGATCGCCGAGCTGGTGCGCGACAAGACGGGCGGCGTCGCGCTCGCGGGCAACTACATCCCTCCGTGCCTGCGCGTGTCCGCCTCGCCCTTCATCCTCGAGCGCATGCGCAGCATCCTCAAGGCGATGCAGGGCAAGCAGCGGGAGCTCGCGGACGGGCGCCGGCACCGCGACGCCACCGCGCTCGAGTTCACCGCCGGGGACGTGACGAAGTACCTGCAGCTGAGCGCGCTCAACGGCCTCATCCCCCAGGTGGCGCACGTGGTGGAGGTCGCGGACCTCAACCCGCAGATGGTGTACCTGCTCCTGTGCCAGGCGGCGGGCCAGCTCTCCACGTTCTCCGCGGAGGCGGACCCGGGCGATTTGCCCAAGTTCCAGTACACGAACCTGCGGGCCACCTTCGAGGGCCTGTTCCAGGTGCTCCAGAAGCTCCTGGACGTGGTGGCCATCGAGCAGTGCATCACCGTGTCGCTGGAGCCGCGCAAGGACGGCATGCACC from Myxococcus guangdongensis includes the following:
- a CDS encoding DUF2169 family type VI secretion system accessory protein, with product MVLPELNTRTPATVQLLPQFGQDGAPCIAVVIKQRFSVVRIGHVRREGGAQVRRVDELWEPEAEQSSIRRPADVGLRKPSTDVVVAGSAMAVHGEPTKVLDVSVRVGPVGKRLRVFGTRVWYPGVVGLSLTAPQPFQEVPLRWELAYGGLDTSNPRKLAHEPRNPLGRGVVADADSLKHKPAPQIEDPSDLISSVRSRPTPAGVGAIGPQFEPRLRLAGTYDDRWQKERMPLPPLDFDERYRNVAAPGLVCPSYLTGGELVEVEGMSESGQLRFELPKLFFGVVAVTAQGDVEHRPVLDTVLLEPNERRFELTWRSVVPVPKRARELSAINVFEKERLS
- the tssJ gene encoding type VI secretion system lipoprotein TssJ yields the protein MTLLLGLLAGACAHNPPPPAACEQPPPFLIQLEAGARLNPDDQGRSLPTNVQVYQLKDSRRFEAAEFQDLWQRPKEVLEEDLLAVDELTLEPGQRLSREVNRAPKAEYLAVVGVFRRPAGVVWRDVERLPAVKPEDCRPGAPRETSLRFLVEDYRVEARAGEVRR
- the tssK gene encoding type VI secretion system baseplate subunit TssK, which encodes MKTPQRVVWSEGMFMNPQHLQQSDLYHEGLLAARLGALTPYDWGVVEQDVDEKALSAGQFQLLRFSGILPDGLPLSFERGQPEAPQTRPIEEHFSANKRSLDVYLGVARERDGIASYGAPDESTTAPRFSLVNRTVPDLAAAESVVPVAFAQRNLRLLFGTEAREDYDVIKIAELVRDKTGGVALAGNYIPPCLRVSASPFILERMRSILKAMQGKQRELADGRRHRDATALEFTAGDVTKYLQLSALNGLIPQVAHVVEVADLNPQMVYLLLCQAAGQLSTFSAEADPGDLPKFQYTNLRATFEGLFQVLQKLLDVVAIEQCITVSLEPRKDGMHLGRIEDERFLKCSQFILAVRSDLPEADVAKSLPVLSKIANFAEIRDIIKAAAPGVPVEVTFRPPAEVPVKPGVVYFSLESGDPYWKNVMSEQNVAVYLPRPFEPSKTKLELLAVPKGGSGGPPAKKNAVSR
- a CDS encoding beta-ketoacyl synthase N-terminal-like domain-containing protein; this translates as MTGRPNGSWMGKGGDVGLYAMGAFNGLAFDAHQTWAFWRAEAVGVTEGPFRCANGTRATMLSARTLPPRLCGVERMMALVDGALGQLEAPLARLRGDARLRLWLGLPERYGPEASKARAVERRHLEGHVKRWCERAAAGAPVIAVPRGAASLAFALAEACADVTSGQVDAAIVGGVDTFHAPDVMDELMAQSRLFDGENMDSLIPGEGAAFLVITRPRAAASAGMPVLALVDAVGLGQEPGALLSEAPCSGMGLTHAIRAATGSQRDPNWRLEWLLGDVNNESYRSGELQLALPRALAPGGMDGGKGYRPIAVDDLPVDFLPLRFGDLGAATLPTAAIIASQAFLRGAPTATNCLCVSSSLGPDRGAVLLRAAPPT